A genomic segment from Paenibacillus sp. FSL K6-1096 encodes:
- a CDS encoding carboxymuconolactone decarboxylase family protein — translation MDSVPQVSQSFMAFMKEAPDQQKAWGEAVQKLDAASALDPRTEEIAYISVLAAARLDSGLSFHVKHAKALGVTREEIISAVLLPLPAVGNGVIQALPAALQAYDGE, via the coding sequence ATGGACAGTGTACCGCAAGTCAGCCAATCTTTTATGGCATTTATGAAGGAGGCGCCGGACCAGCAGAAGGCCTGGGGGGAAGCCGTGCAGAAGCTGGACGCAGCCAGCGCCCTTGATCCCCGGACTGAGGAAATCGCCTATATCTCCGTGCTGGCAGCAGCCAGACTGGATAGCGGGCTATCCTTCCATGTCAAGCATGCCAAAGCGCTCGGCGTGACCCGGGAAGAAATTATCAGCGCCGTGCTTCTCCCTCTACCGGCGGTGGGCAACGGGGTCATTCAGGCGCTCCCGGCGGCTTTGCAGGCCTATGACGGCGAATAG